The nucleotide sequence TCAAGTTCTCCAACCCCACCGTAGACCGCCTGCTCAACCAGGGCCGCACCACCGTAAACGAGGAAGCCCGTCGCCCCATCTACGCCCGTTTACAGGTGGAGCTGGCCTGCCAGGGGCCCATCGCTCACCTGGTCTATGGCACGCTGTTCTCCGCCGCCCGCGAAAACGTGCAGGGTTTCAAGCCCATTCCCACCCGGTCGCTCATCTACCTGCGCGATACCTGGCTGGCCCGGTAAAGGGCTCGAGCCTTGTGCTTTAGCAAGAATTGCCCAATGGCGGATTCCATGCCTTAGGCCGAAAGTGGGATGCCAGGGGCACAGGGCAGGGCTCCAACCTAAGCGCATAGCGAGCTGTTTGGGCATAGCCTTTTGCTGATGCCGGTGTCCACACTGGGGTCTAGGTTCTCCTCATGATGCTTTCCTTTCTGGTAAAACGCTCCCTCGACCTCCTGTTTGTGTTGTTTGGGGTCTCGGTGCTGGTCTTCCTGATGATTCGGCTCATCCCCGGCGATGCCGTCCAGATCATGCTTGGGGCCAACACCGAGATCACCCCTGAAGGGCTGGCCGCCTTGCGCGAAAAGCTAGGGTTGAACAAGCCCATCTTTGTGCAGTACTGGGACTGGCTCAGTGCCGCCCTGCGCGGCGACCTGGGGCAAAGCATCTGGACAGGCAGGCCCATCAGCGAAGAAATCTTGCAGCGCTTGCCCATCACCCTGGAACTGACCATCCTCTCCCTCATCATAGCCATCGGACTGGCCATTCCGGTCGGAGTACTCACGGCGTACTGGCGGAACTCGAGCGCCGAGTACCTGATCCGGCTCTTTTCCATCACCGGCGTGACCCTGCCCTCCTTCTGGCTGGGCACCCTGCTCATCTTTCTGGTGTTCAAGCTGGCCCCAGGCTGGCAGAGCCTGGGCTATGTGCCCTTCAGCCAGGACCCCTGGGGCCATGTTTCCAGGCTGGTATTGCCGGTCATCACCCTTTCCCTGCCCATGCTGGCCGGACTGAGCCGGGTACTACGCTCTTCACTCCTGGATGTGCTGAACCAGGACTACATCCGCACCGCCCGCTCTAAGGGGCTCTCCGAGCGGGTAGTGCTCTACAAGCACGCCCTTCGCAACGCCATGATTCCCCTGGTTACAGTTATTGGGATTCAGGTGGGCTACCTGTTCGGGGGCGCCATCGTGGTGGAGCAGGTGTTTGCCATCCCTGGGATGGGTCGTCTGATTTTAGGGGCCATCAACGAACGCAACTACCCCCTGATCCAGGGGGCCATTCTGCTGGTCACCACGGCTTTTGTGCTGATTAACTTGCTGGTAGACCTGATTTACGCCAAGCTCGACCCACGGGTGGAGTACGCATGAGCCTCACCTGGCAGAAAACCTTCTGGCCCCTCCTGCGCAACCCGCTGGGTTTGTTGGGACTCCTGCTGACCTTGCTGGTGGTACTTTGCGCTCTTTTCGCCCCTTTCCTGGCGCCCTACAGCCCTGTTGAACAAGACATTCTGGCCCGCCTTTCCGGGCCCACCAGCGCCCACTGGCTCGGCACCGACCAGTTTGGGCGCGACCTTTTGTCGCGCATCCTGTTTGGCTTTCGCAACTCCTTGATGGTGGCCTTCAGTTCGGTATTCATTGCGGTGCTGGCGGGCACCTTGTTGGGGGTCTCAGCAGCCTATGTGGGCGGCTGGTACGACCGCGTGGTCATGCGCCTCATGGATGTGCTCCTGGCCTTCCCGATCATCCTGCTGGCCATTGGCATCATCGCCATGTTGGGGCCCAGCCAGTGGAATGCGGCTTTGGCAATTGGCATCGTCTATATCCCTACCTTTGCTCGTCTGACCCGAGGCCCGGCCCTGGTGGTTCGCAACACCGATTATGTGCAGGCAGCAGTGGCCATAGGGGCGGGCAACCGCCGCATCATACTGCGGCATATTTTGCCTAATCTGGCCTCGGTAATTCTGGTGCAAACCACCCTGGCCCTCTCCACCGCCATTCTGGTGGAGTCCTCGCTGGCTTTTTTAGGGCTGGGAACCCAACCCCCCAACCCATCGCTGGGCCAGATGCTATCTGAGGGCCGTGCCTACCTGACCCTCTCCCCCTGGACCTCGGTATTCTCTGGGCTGGCCATTCTGGTAGCTTCGCTCGGATTCAATTTGCTAGGAGACACCCTGCGCGATACCCTCGACCCTCGGCTTCGGGGACATTGAACCCGGCGTCATACTGAATCTACTCTCCTTCTCCTCCGGTGAGAAAACGCCGCTGTACCCTGCTCCCCCAACCCTTGATGCGATCCTTTGTCTATGGCTGAACACTTTGCCTGTCATGGGTACGGTCGAACAGGGAACCGGGGCCAGGGGTTAGGGAACAGGCCCCTAAAACCGCAACCCGCCTCCTTCCTCCTAACCCAGCTTGTGAGCAGCTCGCAAGCTGGGAATTTGACTGAATTGGATTCGGGCAACAACGGCACCCTTATCCAAATCTGCCCAGAAGTGACCCAAAAGCGATATACAAGTCCCTCGGACGCGTCCCCTGGCGCGGCAAGTGAGGGGCGCGTTTAGCGCCGCTCACGCGCAAAGTTGGTATTAGTTGGGCCTGGAGTGCCGCTGGATGAGAGCTTCATTTTGCGTTTCAACGCTGGCTATCTACGCAAATTTGGCATCACTGATTGCTACGCAGCTCCGCCACAAAATCGTAGCGGTCGCCCCGGTAGTGGCTGCGAGTAAACTCGAGCACCCTGCCATCGGCCAGGTAGCTCAGCCGCTCGATGTAGAGCACCGGTTCATCGGCCCGGATGCCCAGGAGTTCAGCCTCATGGCGGCTGGCGGCCACCGCCCGCAGCCGTTGCAAAGCCCTTGCCGGGCGCAACCCTTTGCTTTCCAGATAAGCATACAGCGATTCTCGAACCTCTTCTGGATTGGGCAGCAGATGTGCGGGCAGGGCAGCTCGCTCAACGGCCATGGGTTCGCCCTGGACACTGCGGACACGCTCGAGCCGGGCCACTTTCTCCCCCGGCGAAAGCGAGAGCGCCAGCACTTCTTCAGGGGAAGCCGTAAACAACCCCCGCTTGAGCCAGCGCACGCTGGGCTCCAGCCCCCGGGCCCGCATGTCCTCGCTGAAACCGGTGAGGGTAGAGAGGGGCTGCTCGAGGCGGGGGGCTACGTAGGTGCCCGATCCCTGCCGGCGCTGCACCAGACCCTGGGCCTCGAGGCGCTCCAGCGCTTTGCGAAGGGTGAGCCTCGAGACCCCAAACCGATTGGCCAGTTCTCGTTCTGGGGGCATGGCCTCCCCGGCTTTCCAGGTATCAGCGGCCAGCGCCTCCCGCAAGACAGCCTCGAGTTGCAGATATAGCGGTGTGGCCGAATGAATATCAAGTTTAGCGTGCATAGGTTATCCTACATTATACCACTTGCATACCAATCTTGCTTAGCGTATACTCCCCTTGAACCAAAGCAACGTTCCCCTCGGGTTCGAGAACTATACGGAGGAGACCATGAAAAAGCTCTTGTGGCTCATAGCCGCCGGTCTTGCAGCAGGAGGTCTGGCCCTGGCGCAGCCCAAAACCATGCCTGCCTACACCAACCTGGGCGTTACCGCCGGCAAGCCGGGCGGTAGCCTGACCCTGGCTCTAGCTAGCGCCCCCCAAACCTTCTTCTACTACGGGGCCATTGACGCCGCCATTCAAAACCTGACCAATCAGATGTTCGACGGTCTGATTGAGTACAACCTGGCCAACTACCAGATCGAGCCGGCCCTGGCGTCGCGCTGGACCATCAGCGAAAGCCGCGTCTACACCTTCGACCTCAGGCGTGACGTGCGCTGGCACGATGGCCGCCCCTTCACCGCCGATGATGTGGTGTTCACCTACACCCAGATTGTGGCCAACCCCGAGGCCAGGGGGGGCGATGCCGCCAACTTCGAGGGGGTCAGGGTCGAAAAGCTGGGCGATTTCCGGGTGCGCTTTACCCTGCCCAAACCGGCCCCGGCCTTCATCCACTACATGCGGCTGCCCATTATGCCCAAGCACAAACTGCTACCTTTCAGCCAGGAAGGAGGCAAGCCCCGGGCTGAAATCAACACGGCCTGGCCCACCAACGTCAACCCCGAGGAAGTGG is from Meiothermus sp. CFH 77666 and encodes:
- a CDS encoding ABC transporter permease, whose product is MMLSFLVKRSLDLLFVLFGVSVLVFLMIRLIPGDAVQIMLGANTEITPEGLAALREKLGLNKPIFVQYWDWLSAALRGDLGQSIWTGRPISEEILQRLPITLELTILSLIIAIGLAIPVGVLTAYWRNSSAEYLIRLFSITGVTLPSFWLGTLLIFLVFKLAPGWQSLGYVPFSQDPWGHVSRLVLPVITLSLPMLAGLSRVLRSSLLDVLNQDYIRTARSKGLSERVVLYKHALRNAMIPLVTVIGIQVGYLFGGAIVVEQVFAIPGMGRLILGAINERNYPLIQGAILLVTTAFVLINLLVDLIYAKLDPRVEYA
- a CDS encoding ABC transporter permease — its product is MSLTWQKTFWPLLRNPLGLLGLLLTLLVVLCALFAPFLAPYSPVEQDILARLSGPTSAHWLGTDQFGRDLLSRILFGFRNSLMVAFSSVFIAVLAGTLLGVSAAYVGGWYDRVVMRLMDVLLAFPIILLAIGIIAMLGPSQWNAALAIGIVYIPTFARLTRGPALVVRNTDYVQAAVAIGAGNRRIILRHILPNLASVILVQTTLALSTAILVESSLAFLGLGTQPPNPSLGQMLSEGRAYLTLSPWTSVFSGLAILVASLGFNLLGDTLRDTLDPRLRGH
- a CDS encoding GntR family transcriptional regulator, which codes for MHAKLDIHSATPLYLQLEAVLREALAADTWKAGEAMPPERELANRFGVSRLTLRKALERLEAQGLVQRRQGSGTYVAPRLEQPLSTLTGFSEDMRARGLEPSVRWLKRGLFTASPEEVLALSLSPGEKVARLERVRSVQGEPMAVERAALPAHLLPNPEEVRESLYAYLESKGLRPARALQRLRAVAASRHEAELLGIRADEPVLYIERLSYLADGRVLEFTRSHYRGDRYDFVAELRSNQ